GAGAGCATTACCATGTAATACTTCTTCCCAAGGTCCTTCCACATTGATAAAGAAGAAATAGTTGCCCAGTCCTGTCTTTAATGTTCTGGATTCAATTTTGCTGAGGTTCATCTTTCGCCATGCAAAAACCGATAAAACCTGATGTAGCCCGCCTGGATGATCTTCCGGAAGAGTTATCAGCATTCCTGCTTTTTCTCCTAAAGTTTCCAATTTATCATTTTGGTACTTGTTCCGCTGTTTAGAAATGATGATGAACCGGGTATGGTTTTGTTCAAAATCCTGAATATTACGGTTGATGATCTTTAATCCATATAGATTAGCAGCAAACTGATTGGCTACTGCAGCAATAGTAGCATCCGGATTTTCTGAAACAAATTTCGCAGCGGCAGCTGTAGAAGAAAAATCCTGCTTCGGAATCTCCTTATAATGTGTATCCAGAAAATGGAAGCTCTGTGCCAGTGCCTGCGGATGCGAATATATTCTTTCAATATTCTCAATAGAATTTTCCGGGTGAATCATCAGGTGATGCGCAATAGGCATTACCGCTTCTGCTTCAATTTTAATAGACGGGGTTTTATATAAATAGTCCAGCGTCATAGAAACTGTTCCCTCAATAGAGTTTTCCAGCGGTACAACAGCTTTTACTGCTTCTCCGTTTTCAACAGCCTTAAAACAATCCAGAATACTGGCTTGTGGTAATAACTCTTCATCAGGAAACAGCTGTGCTGCGGCAAGCTGGGTGAAACTGGCATGAGGTCCCAAAAATGCAATCTTCATAATATAATATATAGGGGATGATTAAAATAAAGGTACAAAGGTGCGAATTAATTCATAAATAGGGTTCAAAGTTCAAGGTCTAAAGTTGAGAATTTTAAGTTGAGAGTTGATAGCATAAGCTGCTGGTTTCTTTTTGTTGCTTGTTTATTAGGCTGTCATTATCTTGAATCTTTACTGTCCATTAAAAAAATCACCATTCACTTACGAAGCAAAATTCACCATTGGTATCAATAGGCTTCTGCCGATATTTCACAGAATATTTCCCTAATCTTTATCATCTAATCTCTTTCCAATTCTTCTCTATCATTTCCATCAGAAAATCGGGACACTTGATGATCTTGTTGGTTTTTGCATCCAGAAAGAATAGAGTAGTGGAAGCTTCTGTTATTTTAATATGCTCTTCATTATAAATTTCATATTCAAATTCGATCCTTACTCCCGGAATTTTTTTAACATAAGTATGGATTTCTAATTTTTGATCATACAAAGCTGGTCGGATATACTTAATTTTATAGTCTGAAACAGGAAGCCAAATTCCTTGG
The window above is part of the Chryseobacterium sp. MA9 genome. Proteins encoded here:
- a CDS encoding thioesterase family protein codes for the protein MIHTTHSIRVRYAETDPMKYVYYGNYATYFEVGRVELFRSIGISYDEIENQGIWLPVSDYKIKYIRPALYDQKLEIHTYVKKIPGVRIEFEYEIYNEEHIKITEASTTLFFLDAKTNKIIKCPDFLMEMIEKNWKEIR
- the pheA gene encoding prephenate dehydratase; translated protein: MKIAFLGPHASFTQLAAAQLFPDEELLPQASILDCFKAVENGEAVKAVVPLENSIEGTVSMTLDYLYKTPSIKIEAEAVMPIAHHLMIHPENSIENIERIYSHPQALAQSFHFLDTHYKEIPKQDFSSTAAAAKFVSENPDATIAAVANQFAANLYGLKIINRNIQDFEQNHTRFIIISKQRNKYQNDKLETLGEKAGMLITLPEDHPGGLHQVLSVFAWRKMNLSKIESRTLKTGLGNYFFFINVEGPWEEVLHGNALKELESINANVDFLGNYKEFLLES